A window of the Oncorhynchus keta strain PuntledgeMale-10-30-2019 chromosome 21, Oket_V2, whole genome shotgun sequence genome harbors these coding sequences:
- the manf gene encoding mesencephalic astrocyte-derived neurotrophic factor, which produces MLCLSSLSVALAALALIPSSSDALKDGECEVCVSFLGRFYQSLQDNHVKFTSADIEKDLVKTCKDAKGKENRFCYYIGGTNDAATKILNEISKPLSYHTPVDKICEKLKKKDSQICELKYDKQVDLSTVDLKKLKVKDLKKILEEWGESCKGCAEKSDFIRKINELMPKYAPNAAQARTDL; this is translated from the exons ATGTTGTGTTTGAGTAGTTTGTCGGTCGCCCTCGCGGCGCTAGCGTTGATACCGAGTAGTAGCGACGCTTTGAAAGATGGGGAGTGTGAAG TGTGTGTGAGCTTCCTGGGTCGGTTCTACCAGTCATTGCAAGACAATCATGTTAAATTCACCAGCGCAGACATCGAGAAGGACCTCGTCAAAACCTGCAAAGATGCCAAGGGCAAGGAAAACCGCTTT TGTTACTACATTGGTGGAACAAATGATGCAGCCACCAAAATCCTCAACGAAATCTCCAAGCCCCTGAGTTACCACACACCAGTGGACAAGATCTGTGAGAAACTAAAGAAGAAGGACAGTCAGATCTGTGAACTGAAAtatg ACAAACAGGTGGATCTGAGCACAGTGGACCTGAAGAAGCTGAAGGTGAAGGACTTAAAGAAGATCCTGGAGGAGTGGGGAGAGTCGTGTAAAGGCTGCGCGGAAAAGTCTGACTTCATCCGCAAGATCAATGAACTCATGCCCAAGTACGCCCCCAACGCAGCCCAAGCAAGGACTGATCTGTAA
- the rbm15b gene encoding putative RNA-binding protein 15B — protein sequence MKRQAGRDSSPSRALAKRIRERERERDGPRREDLPPPPLALLLAESRRQHARSRSREREKTRLREERGAAGDPLHHRQQHHDLGLIGRPALRTTAVLPKGKAVTELLGPRGGAGGNLEYKSLLISNLGSVLSDEHVEDGLFHEFKKFGDVSVKLSHTPELGRVAYVNFRHPEDAKEARHAKTRLVLYDRPLKVEPMYVRRRSCTPPDVSYIPIHGASYPPYRQRSLSPGAGVSSIRDIRALRHYPVEGLGLSRERERILDYYGMLDERGRPYGLPVPEHEDIKPEDDARACRNLFIGNLDHNVTEGELRRGFDKYGIIEEVVIKRPARGQGGAYAFLKFQNLDMAHRAKITMQGRVIGGNPVKIGYGKANPTTRLWVGGLGPTNSLATLAREFDRFGSIRNIDYVKGDNFAYIQYESLDASQAACAQMRGFPLGGPERRLRVDFAKAEEPLPRSYPAGYQPPVPLPAHLDLLPEGYGGRHRDCSLERELRARDRSPPSHALFTQRERERALLDRDRGDREFTSPTKSLERRGGEAFGGSRGGRGDRAARSRSRERWLKERDAARAGGERRRRCSPSQEKERGRSKVRGGGPASPEDSPDRARVRAPDSTTEPRGQSPDSSRHSNEDRGGGLKTGGDREKERNHRNVSDNNHTLSDTPNKDPKTLSTLSEYAATLTKAWHGHFALKNSCFPTNMHLLEGGSGFFHSVMKDHQAKGKLTQLKIAQRLRMDQTRLDEVTRRIKHGGSEGYAVLLALQGPIDREAPPPEPGLQIRLLRHLVTYLRNKEAAGVISLPVGGAKEGGKGGMLYAFPPCDFSQQFLQTPRRTLENLDEEHLVVVIVYDSA from the coding sequence ATGAAACGACAGGCCGGGAGGGACTCCAGTCCTAGTCGGGCTTTAGCGAAACGAATACGTGAAAGAGAGCGGGAACGAGACGGGCCACGGAGAGAGGACCTACCGCCCCCGCCTCTTGCCTTGCTGCTCGCTGAAAGCCGAAGGCAACATGCTCGGAGCAGGAGCAGGGAACGAGAAAAGACGCGGCTTCGGGAGGAGCGCGGGGCCGCTGGAGACCCACTTCACCACCGACAACAACACCACGACCTCGGTCTGATCGGCCGCCCCGCTCTCCGGACTACAGCCGTCCTGCCTAAAGGCAAAGCGGTGACCGAGCTCCTGGGCCCCCGGGGGGGAGCGGGGGGGAATCTGGAATACAAATCGTTGCTCATTAGCAATCTAGGCTCGGTGCTTTCTGACGAACATGTTGAAGACGGACTGTTCCACGAGTTTAAAAAGTTCGGGGACGTTAGTGTGAAACTATCTCACACTCCAGAGCTGGGCCGTGTTGCGTACGTGAATTTCCGTCACCCGGAAGACGCTAAAGAGGCCAGGCATGCCAAGACCAGGTTAGTGCTGTATGATCGCCCCCTTAAAGTAGAGCCCATGTACGTCCGTCGTCGCAGCTGCACGCCCCCAGATGTGAGCTACATTCCCATTCATGGCGCCTCATATCCCCCTTATAGACAGAGGTCCCTGTCCCCAGGGGCAGGAGTCAGCAGTATCAGAGACATCCGAGCACTGAGACACTACCCTGTAGAGGGGTTGGGactgagcagagagagggagaggatctTAGATTACTACGGTATGTTGGATGAGAGGGGGCGGCCATACGGCCTGCCAGTACCCGAGCACGAAGACATAAAGCCAGAGGATGATGCGAGGGCGTGCAGGAACCTGTTCATTGGCAACCTGGATCACAACGTCACCGAGGGCGAGCTGAGGAGAGGCTTCGATAAGTACGGCATCATTGAGGAAGTTGTAATTAAACGACCGGCGCGCGGTCAGGGTGGAGCCTACGCGTTCCTCAAGTTCCAGAACTTAGACATGGCTCACCGGGCTAAGATAACCATGCAGGGCCGCGTGATCGGTGGGAACCCGGTGAAGATTGGCTACGGTAAAGCCAACCCCACCACGAGACTCTGGGTAGGTGGCCTCGGCCCTACCAACTCCCTAGCAACACTAGCCCGTGAGTTTGACCGCTTCGGCAGCATAAGAAACATAGACTATGTGAAAGGGGACAATTTTGCCTATATTCAGTATGAAAGCTTGGACGCCTCACAGGCCGCCTGTGCCCAGATGAGAGGTTTCCCCCTGGGAGGCCCAGAGCGGAGGCTGAGGGTGGACTTCGCCAAGGCGGAGGAGCCCCTGCCTCGTAGCTACCCAGCAGGGTACCAGCCCCCTGTGCCCCTGCCTGCCCACCTGGACTTGCTGCCAGAGGGTTACGGCGGGAGGCACCGCGACtgcagcctggagagagagctCCGTGCCAGGGACCGCTCGCCCCCCTCACACGCCCTGTTCAcccagcgggagagagagagggctctgctggacagggacaggggagacagagagttcACCAGCCCAACCAAGAGCCTGGAGCGCAGGGGGGGGGAAGCATTTGGGGGATCCCGTGGAGGGCGGGGGGACCGAGCAGCCCGGAGCCGCAGCCGAGAGCGCTGGCTGAAGGAGAGGGACGCAGCGCGGGCTGGGGGGGAGAGACGGAGACGCTGCAGTCCCTctcaggagaaggagagaggcaggtccaaggtgaggggaggaggaccAGCCTCTCCAGAGGACAGCCCAGACAGAGCCAGGGTCAGAGCCCCAGACTCCACCACCGAGCCCAGGGGACAGAGCCCCGACAGCAGCCGCCACTCCAACGAGGACCGGGGTGGGGGTCTGAAGACCGGCGGGGACAGGGAAAAGGAACGCAACCACAGAAATGTGAGCGACAACAACCACACATTGTCTGACACACCTAATAAAGACCCTAAGACACTCAGTACCCTGTCGGAGTATGCTGCCACCCTCACCAAAGCCTGGCACGGTCACTTCGCCCTGAAGAACTCCTGTTTCCCCACTAACATGCACCTGCTGGAGGGAGGCTCCGGGTTCTTCCACTCTGTCATGAAGGACCACCAGGCCAAGGGGAAACTGACCCAGCTGAAGATCGCCCAGCGACTGAGGATGGACCAGACCAGGCTGGACGAGGTCACCAGGAGGATCAAGCATGGTGGCTCCGAGGGCTACGCTGTTCTCCTGGCCCTCCAGGGCCCCATCGACCGCGAGGCCCCTCCACCTGAACCAGGCCTACAGATCAGACTCCTCCGTCACCTGGTCACCTACCTGAGGAACAAGGAGGCTGCAGGAGTGATCAGTCTACCTGTAGGTGGGGCTAAGGAGGGGGGAAAGGGGGGCATGCTGTACGCCTTCCCCCCCTGTGACTTTTCCCAGCAGTTCCTCCAGACCCCTCGCAGGACTTTGGAGAATCTGGATGAAGAGCACCTGGTGGTTGTGATTGTTTATGACTCTGCCTAA